A window of Ptychodera flava strain L36383 chromosome 1, AS_Pfla_20210202, whole genome shotgun sequence contains these coding sequences:
- the LOC139134905 gene encoding tumor protein p53-inducible protein 11-like isoform X2, with protein MEFNPVREFEYVPMRKQSSGDLQSRLKTRKLLGVGESEDGSVPLSKIHQILGSDDHCMLTIPPGLRIWLLLSAGMFSIVSLMTLLFPGYMFDVSLDCEKSYAYALPGRLYGAALLGLSIVLWSAVNTVSKHVMRWCLLAQSVYFSIQILVTAYTLWETDGYTFWTKLVLLSRVLFLATSLFFYVVLSGVKGLRRVRSASDLDKSS; from the exons AAAGCAAAGTAGTGGAGATCTCCAGAGCCGACTGAAGACGAGGAAATTACTCGGTGTCGGTGAAAGTGAAGACGGTTCGGTTCCTCTCTCAAAG attcatCAAATACTCGGTAGCGATGACCATTGCATGTTGACAATACCACCAGGCCTTAG AATATGGCTCCTCTTATCGGCTGGTATGTTTTCAATAGTGTCCTTAATG ACGTTGCTGTTTCCAGGGTACATGTTTGATGTGTCGCTGGATTGTGAAAAAAGTTATGCGTACGCACTTCCCGGTAGGCTTTACGGAGCAGCCTTGCTAG GTTTGTCCATAGTTCTGTGGAGCGCTGTCAACACAGTCAGCAAACACGTCATGCGTTGGTGTCTACTCGCACAGTCTGTGTACTTTTCTATTCAAATTTTAG TGACTGCTTACACACTCTGGGAAACCGACGGTTACACTTTTTGGACGAAGCTTGTCCTCCTGTCCCGCGTTCTATTTCTAGCCACCTCCCTCTTCTTCTACGTGGTTCTATCCGGGGTCAAAGGTCTTCGACGGGTCAGGTCTGCCAGTGATCTGGATAAATCGTCCTAG
- the LOC139134905 gene encoding tumor protein p53-inducible protein 11-like isoform X3 produces MKAKTMEPWWNRRPKQSSGDLQSRLKTRKLLGVGESEDGSVPLSKIHQILGSDDHCMLTIPPGLRIWLLLSAGMFSIVSLMTLLFPGYMFDVSLDCEKSYAYALPGRLYGAALLGLSIVLWSAVNTVSKHVMRWCLLAQSVYFSIQILVTAYTLWETDGYTFWTKLVLLSRVLFLATSLFFYVVLSGVKGLRRVRSASDLDKSS; encoded by the exons AAAGCAAAGTAGTGGAGATCTCCAGAGCCGACTGAAGACGAGGAAATTACTCGGTGTCGGTGAAAGTGAAGACGGTTCGGTTCCTCTCTCAAAG attcatCAAATACTCGGTAGCGATGACCATTGCATGTTGACAATACCACCAGGCCTTAG AATATGGCTCCTCTTATCGGCTGGTATGTTTTCAATAGTGTCCTTAATG ACGTTGCTGTTTCCAGGGTACATGTTTGATGTGTCGCTGGATTGTGAAAAAAGTTATGCGTACGCACTTCCCGGTAGGCTTTACGGAGCAGCCTTGCTAG GTTTGTCCATAGTTCTGTGGAGCGCTGTCAACACAGTCAGCAAACACGTCATGCGTTGGTGTCTACTCGCACAGTCTGTGTACTTTTCTATTCAAATTTTAG TGACTGCTTACACACTCTGGGAAACCGACGGTTACACTTTTTGGACGAAGCTTGTCCTCCTGTCCCGCGTTCTATTTCTAGCCACCTCCCTCTTCTTCTACGTGGTTCTATCCGGGGTCAAAGGTCTTCGACGGGTCAGGTCTGCCAGTGATCTGGATAAATCGTCCTAG
- the LOC139134905 gene encoding tumor protein p53-inducible protein 11-like isoform X4, producing the protein MATREERLLRLVKQSSGDLQSRLKTRKLLGVGESEDGSVPLSKIHQILGSDDHCMLTIPPGLRIWLLLSAGMFSIVSLMTLLFPGYMFDVSLDCEKSYAYALPGRLYGAALLGLSIVLWSAVNTVSKHVMRWCLLAQSVYFSIQILVTAYTLWETDGYTFWTKLVLLSRVLFLATSLFFYVVLSGVKGLRRVRSASDLDKSS; encoded by the exons AAAGCAAAGTAGTGGAGATCTCCAGAGCCGACTGAAGACGAGGAAATTACTCGGTGTCGGTGAAAGTGAAGACGGTTCGGTTCCTCTCTCAAAG attcatCAAATACTCGGTAGCGATGACCATTGCATGTTGACAATACCACCAGGCCTTAG AATATGGCTCCTCTTATCGGCTGGTATGTTTTCAATAGTGTCCTTAATG ACGTTGCTGTTTCCAGGGTACATGTTTGATGTGTCGCTGGATTGTGAAAAAAGTTATGCGTACGCACTTCCCGGTAGGCTTTACGGAGCAGCCTTGCTAG GTTTGTCCATAGTTCTGTGGAGCGCTGTCAACACAGTCAGCAAACACGTCATGCGTTGGTGTCTACTCGCACAGTCTGTGTACTTTTCTATTCAAATTTTAG TGACTGCTTACACACTCTGGGAAACCGACGGTTACACTTTTTGGACGAAGCTTGTCCTCCTGTCCCGCGTTCTATTTCTAGCCACCTCCCTCTTCTTCTACGTGGTTCTATCCGGGGTCAAAGGTCTTCGACGGGTCAGGTCTGCCAGTGATCTGGATAAATCGTCCTAG
- the LOC139134905 gene encoding tumor protein p53-inducible protein 11-like isoform X5 encodes MFFFSTKQSSGDLQSRLKTRKLLGVGESEDGSVPLSKIHQILGSDDHCMLTIPPGLRIWLLLSAGMFSIVSLMTLLFPGYMFDVSLDCEKSYAYALPGRLYGAALLGLSIVLWSAVNTVSKHVMRWCLLAQSVYFSIQILVTAYTLWETDGYTFWTKLVLLSRVLFLATSLFFYVVLSGVKGLRRVRSASDLDKSS; translated from the exons ATGTTTTTCTTCTCAAC AAAGCAAAGTAGTGGAGATCTCCAGAGCCGACTGAAGACGAGGAAATTACTCGGTGTCGGTGAAAGTGAAGACGGTTCGGTTCCTCTCTCAAAG attcatCAAATACTCGGTAGCGATGACCATTGCATGTTGACAATACCACCAGGCCTTAG AATATGGCTCCTCTTATCGGCTGGTATGTTTTCAATAGTGTCCTTAATG ACGTTGCTGTTTCCAGGGTACATGTTTGATGTGTCGCTGGATTGTGAAAAAAGTTATGCGTACGCACTTCCCGGTAGGCTTTACGGAGCAGCCTTGCTAG GTTTGTCCATAGTTCTGTGGAGCGCTGTCAACACAGTCAGCAAACACGTCATGCGTTGGTGTCTACTCGCACAGTCTGTGTACTTTTCTATTCAAATTTTAG TGACTGCTTACACACTCTGGGAAACCGACGGTTACACTTTTTGGACGAAGCTTGTCCTCCTGTCCCGCGTTCTATTTCTAGCCACCTCCCTCTTCTTCTACGTGGTTCTATCCGGGGTCAAAGGTCTTCGACGGGTCAGGTCTGCCAGTGATCTGGATAAATCGTCCTAG